A portion of the Calothrix sp. 336/3 genome contains these proteins:
- the ntrB gene encoding nitrate ABC transporter permease, protein MILQLNLAAIAAVASQAAWKRAKPIVLRDVFLLPLAGFAGILALWWLVATFLTDLMPTPAEALIANLDYILHPFYRRGPGDLGLGWLLLASLRRVLIGFSLGALVAIPVGFLIGMSRVAMLTLNPIIQIFKPVSPLAWLPISLAIFNLADPSAIFVIFITSLWATIINTALGVSSVPKDYLDVAKVLEMPRWRQIIKIILPASLPYIFTGLRISLGIAWLVIVAVEMLTGGIGIGFFVWDEWSRLNLSSVFLAVLVIGLTGLILDYAVGKIQNLVTHRPISAN, encoded by the coding sequence ATGATATTGCAATTAAATTTAGCTGCGATCGCCGCAGTTGCTAGTCAAGCTGCATGGAAACGTGCCAAGCCGATTGTTTTGCGAGATGTATTCTTGCTGCCTTTAGCAGGATTTGCTGGCATACTTGCTTTGTGGTGGTTAGTGGCAACCTTTCTCACCGATTTGATGCCCACACCAGCAGAGGCATTAATTGCCAATCTTGACTATATTCTCCACCCCTTCTATCGCCGTGGTCCAGGGGATTTAGGTTTGGGTTGGTTATTACTGGCGAGTTTAAGACGAGTATTAATTGGTTTTTCTTTGGGTGCATTGGTTGCCATACCTGTGGGATTTTTAATTGGGATGTCTCGGGTGGCGATGTTAACTCTCAACCCAATTATTCAGATATTTAAGCCAGTGTCACCCTTAGCTTGGCTGCCGATTTCTTTGGCAATCTTTAATCTGGCAGATCCTTCCGCAATATTTGTAATTTTCATTACTTCCCTATGGGCAACTATCATCAACACAGCCCTAGGTGTATCTAGTGTTCCCAAGGATTACCTAGATGTGGCAAAAGTCTTAGAAATGCCACGATGGCGACAAATCATCAAAATAATTTTGCCTGCAAGTTTGCCTTACATTTTTACTGGATTACGCATTAGTTTAGGTATTGCCTGGTTGGTAATTGTCGCTGTAGAAATGTTGACAGGTGGTATAGGTATTGGCTTCTTTGTTTGGGATGAATGGAGTCGCCTGAATTTGAGTTCAGTGTTCTTAGCTGTTTTGGTAATTGGTTTGACTGGATTAATTTTGGATTACGCCGTTGGCAAAATTCAAAATCTTGTCACCCATCGCCCCATATCTGCTAATTAG
- a CDS encoding CmpA/NrtA family ABC transporter substrate-binding protein: MNSSKNLWKRRVFLQTMGATAAGMTLSSCGINANRAPQKLSSAALAIEPVVDAKSLEKPDLTIGYVPVNDCAPLAIAWEKGFFRKYGLNVTLSREASWGTSRDGIIFGRLDASPVVCGAVTNARTGAEGARHAPLCAAMTIHRHGNALTMNRAMWESGLRPWQEYQGDLERFGQDFRRYFDSLAPEKRVWAVVLSSAIYEYFIRYLAAAAGVRPDKEFRIIIIPPPQMVVNMRIGAMQGYMVAEPWNTRAISGNENIGFTFAQGREIWQGHPDRLLAVMESFIDKYPRTYRSLVKAMIEACQYCSQPENREEVAQLLTNKSFTGAKLKLTRPGIVGEYNYGGFDNRSRVVKSLDTTVFYDLPENIKKVANDHSTFLWQSESLWLMTQATRWGQLPEFPKNAEELARKAWRTDLYREIAGEMGISCPKEDYKVEVAEAFIDKKAFDPSDPIGYLKSFEIRAQSPQKFFLS; this comes from the coding sequence ATGAATAGTAGTAAAAATCTCTGGAAGCGAAGAGTCTTTCTTCAGACTATGGGAGCAACTGCCGCAGGTATGACTTTAAGTTCCTGTGGAATTAATGCCAATCGCGCTCCCCAAAAATTATCTTCAGCAGCGTTGGCAATAGAACCTGTAGTTGATGCTAAGAGCTTAGAAAAACCAGATTTGACTATTGGCTATGTACCAGTTAATGATTGCGCTCCCTTGGCGATCGCCTGGGAAAAAGGTTTTTTCCGTAAGTATGGTTTGAATGTCACTCTCAGTCGAGAAGCAAGTTGGGGTACTTCCCGTGATGGCATCATCTTTGGACGTTTAGACGCTTCTCCCGTAGTCTGTGGTGCGGTGACAAATGCGAGAACCGGAGCGGAAGGAGCGCGTCATGCTCCCCTGTGTGCAGCAATGACAATTCACCGCCATGGTAATGCTTTGACGATGAATCGGGCAATGTGGGAGTCTGGTTTACGTCCTTGGCAAGAATATCAGGGTGATTTAGAAAGATTTGGACAGGATTTTCGCCGCTATTTTGATAGTTTAGCTCCGGAAAAACGGGTATGGGCGGTAGTCCTAAGTTCGGCAATTTACGAATATTTTATTCGTTATTTAGCGGCGGCGGCTGGTGTTCGTCCAGATAAAGAATTTCGCATAATTATTATTCCTCCACCCCAAATGGTTGTGAATATGCGAATTGGAGCAATGCAAGGTTACATGGTAGCAGAACCTTGGAATACAAGGGCAATTTCTGGTAATGAAAATATTGGTTTTACCTTTGCCCAAGGTAGGGAAATTTGGCAAGGACACCCAGATAGATTATTAGCTGTCATGGAATCCTTTATTGATAAATACCCTCGTACCTATCGTTCTTTGGTGAAGGCAATGATTGAAGCCTGCCAATATTGTAGTCAACCAGAAAATCGAGAAGAAGTAGCACAACTTTTGACTAATAAATCTTTCACTGGTGCCAAACTGAAATTGACTCGTCCTGGAATTGTAGGTGAATACAATTATGGTGGTTTTGATAATCGCTCCAGAGTAGTGAAATCATTAGACACGACAGTTTTCTACGATTTACCAGAAAATATCAAAAAAGTAGCGAATGACCATTCTACCTTTCTTTGGCAATCGGAAAGCCTATGGTTAATGACACAAGCAACTCGTTGGGGACAATTGCCTGAATTCCCGAAAAATGCAGAGGAATTAGCCAGGAAAGCTTGGCGAACAGATTTGTATCGAGAGATTGCTGGGGAAATGGGTATTTCCTGTCCCAAGGAAGATTATAAAGTTGAAGTCGCTGAGGCATTTATAGATAAAAAAGCCTTTGATCCCAGTGACCCCATAGGCTATCTCAAAAGTTTTGAGATTCGCGCTCAGTCTCCGCAAAAATTCTTTTTATCCTGA
- a CDS encoding ABC transporter ATP-binding protein produces MKSALLPKDDHNLNLPNTEFLEIKNLYKFYPKSNGSKSVVLDDINLSIGENEFISIIGHSGCGKSTLIKIVAGLETASSGAVYLEGKEIRKPGAERMMVFQNYSLLPWLTVRENIRLAVDEVLRNATRAEKVGLVNEHLAMVNLTAAADKYPDEISGGMKQRVGIARALAIRPKMLLMDEPFGALDALTRGKLQRQVLDIWENHRQAVMMITHDVDEAIYMSDRIILMTNGPAAKIGEILEVPFSHPRNRAEMRNSKAYYELRNHALNFLDKYFTTDE; encoded by the coding sequence ATGAAGTCAGCACTTCTCCCTAAAGACGACCATAATCTCAATTTACCCAATACAGAATTTCTCGAAATTAAGAACTTATACAAATTTTATCCTAAGTCAAATGGCAGTAAATCTGTCGTTTTAGATGACATCAATCTCTCAATTGGAGAGAATGAATTTATTTCGATAATTGGTCATTCTGGTTGTGGTAAATCAACTTTAATTAAGATTGTTGCTGGTTTAGAAACAGCTTCCAGTGGAGCAGTATATTTAGAGGGAAAAGAAATTCGCAAACCTGGGGCAGAAAGGATGATGGTTTTTCAAAACTATTCACTTTTGCCTTGGTTAACTGTGCGAGAAAATATCCGCTTGGCAGTGGATGAAGTTCTCAGAAATGCGACAAGAGCGGAGAAAGTCGGTCTTGTAAATGAGCATCTAGCAATGGTAAATTTGACTGCGGCTGCGGATAAATATCCCGATGAGATTTCTGGGGGGATGAAACAGCGTGTAGGAATTGCTAGAGCGTTAGCTATTCGCCCAAAAATGTTATTGATGGATGAACCTTTTGGTGCTTTAGATGCTTTAACCAGAGGTAAATTACAGCGTCAGGTATTAGATATTTGGGAGAACCATCGACAAGCGGTGATGATGATTACCCATGATGTCGATGAGGCAATTTATATGAGCGATCGCATCATCTTAATGACTAATGGTCCTGCTGCTAAAATTGGAGAAATTCTGGAAGTTCCCTTCTCCCATCCTCGGAATCGTGCTGAGATGCGTAACTCGAAAGCATATTACGAACTCCGCAATCATGCCTTGAATTTTCTGGATAAGTATTTTACGACTGACGAATAA
- a CDS encoding SLC13 family permease — MENWQAIVSVVTFASVIFLIMTEWIHLTIATLLGALILVFANVMSLQDAIGYIGKSHGTLGLFFGVMVLVRAFEPTKIFEYLATQIVILAKGQGKRLLLGIVAITTPICAVLPNATTVMLIAPLIPPMAEEVGVNFVPLLILLVFVANSAGLLTIVGDPATYIVGDAVNLSFTDYLERLSLGGAIAVLTVVLTLPFLFRKIWNTKLDNLTDLPHPQINHPRVLALGGLLIAFVLLFFVIGESLPVPVSPAAVALLGAALALLLSHHSKIDTVNNILRDVDWSTLIFFMSIFVLIGGLEKTGVINSLSGVLAVALGKNIFLGSLVLVFLVGILSSVVPNIPLVVAMVPLLKQYVVNVGLAPEAILAADFQGQYPPEVLPLFYAMMFGATLGGNGTLIGASSNIVAAGVAEQHGRRITFKTFLHYGIPVMLLQLLMSAIYVSVRFLF, encoded by the coding sequence ATGGAAAACTGGCAAGCTATTGTAAGCGTCGTCACCTTTGCGAGTGTCATTTTCCTAATCATGACAGAGTGGATACATTTGACGATCGCCACTCTCTTGGGAGCTTTAATATTGGTATTTGCCAATGTTATGTCTTTACAAGACGCAATAGGTTATATCGGCAAAAGTCATGGTACTTTGGGCTTATTCTTTGGTGTTATGGTTCTAGTTCGTGCTTTTGAACCGACAAAAATCTTTGAGTATTTAGCCACCCAGATTGTCATTTTAGCCAAAGGTCAAGGGAAACGGTTATTACTGGGAATTGTGGCAATTACAACTCCAATTTGTGCTGTTTTACCGAATGCAACAACGGTAATGTTGATTGCTCCTTTGATTCCACCGATGGCTGAGGAAGTCGGGGTGAATTTTGTGCCTTTATTAATTCTATTGGTATTTGTTGCTAATAGTGCGGGTTTATTAACTATTGTGGGAGATCCCGCTACTTATATCGTCGGGGATGCGGTGAATCTTAGCTTTACAGATTATCTAGAGCGTTTGAGTTTAGGAGGGGCGATCGCAGTTTTAACTGTTGTGTTAACTCTACCCTTTTTATTCCGCAAAATCTGGAATACCAAATTAGATAATCTCACTGATTTACCCCATCCACAAATTAATCATCCCCGTGTTTTAGCTCTAGGGGGATTACTGATTGCCTTTGTTTTACTATTCTTTGTAATTGGGGAATCTTTACCCGTTCCTGTCTCTCCAGCAGCAGTAGCTTTATTAGGAGCAGCTTTAGCTTTACTATTGTCTCATCACAGTAAAATTGACACGGTGAATAATATTTTACGGGATGTAGATTGGAGTACTCTGATATTTTTCATGAGTATATTTGTCTTAATTGGAGGTTTGGAAAAAACTGGGGTAATTAATTCTCTTTCTGGAGTTTTAGCAGTAGCTTTAGGAAAGAATATTTTCCTTGGTTCCTTGGTTTTAGTTTTTTTAGTTGGTATTTTGTCCAGCGTTGTTCCAAATATCCCTTTAGTTGTGGCAATGGTTCCCCTACTCAAACAATATGTGGTGAATGTAGGTTTAGCCCCTGAGGCAATTTTGGCTGCTGATTTTCAAGGACAATATCCTCCAGAAGTTTTACCATTATTTTATGCGATGATGTTTGGTGCAACTTTGGGAGGGAACGGAACTCTTATCGGTGCTTCATCAAATATTGTGGCAGCTGGTGTTGCTGAACAACATGGACGCAGAATTACTTTTAAAACCTTTCTACATTACGGCATTCCTGTGATGTTACTACAATTGCTAATGTCAGCAATTTATGTCTCGGTGAGGTTCTTATTTTGA
- a CDS encoding NAD(P)/FAD-dependent oxidoreductase, whose translation MTLDYDLVIIGGTSTAHYAALIASQSRARVALIEPEQHQSYFDYDIFHQVIQNSLSFLDKVKADNNNQDYQQTWQEIKLYVDVAIAQKKHHSLQKILSTPGVDIIFGSGHFQDAPDLSLSVNHRNIKGRKYLIASGSIPTFSDIHISPDIPQVTTSNIWHYLRDSQLPKDWVILGGTLDSIEISQVLSRLGCQVTLIVKYGQILPAIDAEISRILQAQLEAEGIRLLTNTEVTQVRIIDQKKWLQAGDKAIETDEIVIATSRQANIDTLNLPSVGVKWHQNRLLVNDKLQTTNPHIYACGDVIGGYNLQNIANYEAKIAVENALFFPIKKVNYHPIPWSLSTQPMVGQIGLIEFQAKRQYSEKNIIILKQYFKNTLSAHINDNIIGLCKLILHRNGEILGAAIIGNQTRELINIIALCMSKGIKIQKLQDYASITGMEILDNLVQEWQQRKLNSNLILEEYLDDFFLWRRNWRI comes from the coding sequence TTGACTCTTGATTACGATCTTGTGATTATTGGCGGGACTTCCACAGCCCATTATGCAGCTCTGATTGCTAGTCAATCCAGAGCCAGAGTTGCTTTAATTGAACCAGAACAGCATCAAAGTTATTTTGACTATGATATTTTTCATCAAGTTATTCAAAATAGTTTATCTTTCTTAGATAAAGTCAAAGCAGATAACAATAATCAGGATTATCAGCAAACTTGGCAAGAAATCAAACTATATGTGGATGTGGCGATCGCCCAAAAAAAACACCACAGCTTACAGAAAATTTTATCCACGCCGGGAGTCGATATCATCTTTGGTAGTGGTCATTTTCAAGATGCACCAGACTTAAGCCTCAGTGTCAACCATCGTAATATCAAAGGGCGAAAATATCTCATTGCCAGTGGTTCCATACCTACATTTTCAGATATTCATATCTCTCCAGATATTCCTCAAGTTACCACATCTAATATTTGGCATTATTTGCGAGACTCCCAACTACCAAAAGATTGGGTAATTTTAGGGGGGACTCTTGATAGTATTGAAATTTCCCAAGTATTATCTCGTCTTGGTTGCCAAGTCACTTTAATTGTTAAATATGGTCAAATTCTACCTGCAATTGATGCAGAAATCTCTCGAATTCTCCAAGCACAATTAGAAGCAGAAGGAATTAGACTACTCACCAATACAGAAGTCACCCAGGTGAGAATTATTGACCAAAAAAAGTGGCTACAAGCTGGAGATAAAGCTATAGAAACCGATGAGATTGTCATTGCCACATCTCGACAAGCAAATATAGATACACTCAATTTACCTAGCGTCGGTGTCAAGTGGCATCAAAATCGTCTCTTAGTTAACGATAAATTACAAACAACCAATCCTCATATTTATGCCTGTGGAGATGTTATTGGTGGTTATAATCTGCAAAATATCGCCAACTATGAAGCAAAAATTGCTGTAGAGAATGCCTTATTTTTTCCCATAAAAAAAGTTAATTATCATCCTATTCCTTGGTCATTATCAACTCAACCCATGGTAGGACAAATTGGTTTAATAGAATTTCAGGCAAAACGTCAATATTCTGAGAAAAATATTATTATTCTGAAACAATATTTTAAAAATACCCTTTCTGCCCACATCAACGATAATATTATAGGTTTATGTAAATTAATTCTCCACCGCAACGGTGAAATTTTAGGAGCTGCGATAATTGGCAATCAAACAAGGGAATTAATTAATATCATCGCTCTGTGTATGAGCAAAGGTATTAAAATTCAAAAATTACAAGATTATGCATCCATAACAGGTATGGAAATCCTAGATAATTTGGTGCAGGAATGGCAACAGAGGAAGTTAAATAGTAATTTAATTCTAGAAGAATATTTGGATGATTTTTTCCTCTGGAGACGCAACTGGCGAATATAG
- the cobD gene encoding threonine-phosphate decarboxylase CobD: protein MQHPAHGGNLAWASAIAGCPSESIVDFSASISPLGPPSSVLAAIASQLGNLRHYPDPDYRHLKQVLSEFHHLPTEWILPGNGSAELLTLAGRELATLHSTVLITPAFGDYKRSLAAYDAKVLEFPLLNPDIAPTQEKRGIGEDKNIWVCNFPSLLSSLSPLVTQSSGILLNNPHNPTGFIWAQDAILPYLEKFALVVVDEAFMDFLEPNQQQSLIDVVPEHPNLVILRSLTKFYSLPGLRIGYAIAHPERLQKWQSWRDPWSVNTLAQAAAIAALADQEFQQQTWTWLKTAREELFQGLAVIPGLCPLPGAANFLLVRSQQSGLIIQQRLLKHHQILVRDCLSFPELGENYFRVAVRTSGENQQLLTGLREILAHG, encoded by the coding sequence ATGCAGCATCCTGCACACGGTGGTAATTTAGCTTGGGCATCGGCGATCGCCGGATGTCCGAGTGAGTCGATTGTGGATTTCTCCGCCAGTATTAGCCCCCTGGGACCACCTAGTAGTGTTTTGGCGGCGATCGCTAGCCAATTGGGTAATTTACGGCACTATCCCGATCCTGACTATCGCCACCTGAAGCAGGTGCTGAGTGAGTTTCATCACCTACCAACGGAGTGGATTTTGCCGGGTAACGGTTCGGCAGAATTATTGACTTTGGCTGGTAGGGAACTAGCTACACTGCATTCCACTGTGTTAATAACTCCAGCCTTTGGCGATTACAAGCGATCGCTAGCGGCATACGACGCTAAAGTGTTGGAGTTTCCTCTGCTCAATCCTGATATCGCACCTACCCAGGAGAAACGAGGAATAGGGGAAGACAAGAATATTTGGGTATGTAATTTCCCCTCTCTGCTGTCTTCCCTTTCACCACTCGTTACCCAATCCTCAGGAATACTGCTCAATAACCCTCACAATCCTACGGGGTTTATTTGGGCACAGGACGCAATTTTGCCTTATCTAGAGAAATTTGCTTTAGTCGTAGTGGACGAAGCGTTCATGGACTTTCTAGAGCCAAATCAGCAGCAAAGCTTGATAGATGTAGTCCCAGAACATCCGAATTTGGTGATTCTGCGATCGCTAACTAAGTTTTACAGTCTGCCGGGATTGCGAATTGGTTATGCGATCGCCCATCCCGAACGTCTACAGAAATGGCAATCTTGGCGCGATCCTTGGTCAGTAAATACCTTGGCACAGGCAGCCGCGATCGCCGCCCTTGCTGATCAAGAATTTCAACAGCAAACCTGGACATGGCTCAAAACTGCTCGTGAAGAATTATTTCAAGGTCTAGCAGTAATCCCAGGTTTGTGTCCCTTACCCGGTGCAGCTAACTTTTTACTGGTGCGATCGCAACAATCAGGTTTAATAATTCAACAAAGACTGCTCAAGCATCACCAAATACTAGTTCGTGACTGCTTGAGTTTCCCTGAACTCGGAGAAAATTATTTTCGAGTCGCGGTGCGTACCTCTGGGGAAAATCAACAACTACTCACAGGATTACGTGAAATTTTAGCTCATGGATAA
- a CDS encoding HU family DNA-binding protein has protein sequence MNKGELVDAVAEKASVTKKQADAVLTAALETIVEAVSSGDKVTLVGFGSFESRERKAREGRNPKTNEKMEIPATKVPAFSAGKQFRERVAPPKA, from the coding sequence ATGAATAAAGGTGAATTAGTTGATGCAGTAGCAGAAAAGGCGAGTGTAACTAAAAAACAAGCTGATGCGGTATTAACTGCGGCTTTAGAAACAATAGTTGAAGCGGTTTCTTCTGGTGACAAGGTGACACTAGTCGGTTTTGGTTCCTTTGAATCACGGGAACGTAAAGCCCGGGAAGGGCGCAACCCCAAAACCAATGAAAAAATGGAAATTCCTGCAACTAAGGTTCCTGCCTTCTCTGCGGGTAAGCAGTTTAGAGAACGGGTAGCACCCCCAAAAGCTTAG
- a CDS encoding ABC transporter substrate-binding protein/permease encodes MHKSHRFLLTALITLIFVTSNLFSPLSTVATSVGKETLTMLTSPDYPPFEYYDTTGGERKIVGFDIDIANYIAKELGVKLQIMESDFSGLIPALQANRADFVMASMNPTPERQSNVDFSVIYYEGKNTIVSAKNSKITSLENLAGKTVGVQLGTTQEQKVKKLAEKIPGMQVKLLGKAPDMIQEIKARRIDAAILGDSVANGFTQSNPELEFHILPSDEPGGGSAIAFPKGSNLVKPFNQVLQKMLDGGEITKLEKKWFSLSIPTTTQPVKKGLNIDLTRIIPDIPFILQGIPVSLMFTLLSLVLGLIWGTALSLCKITDIKPLRWFANAYTSVFRGTPMLLQLALVYYATPQLTGYDISALQAGVFTFTLNSGAYMSETIRGGIQAVDKGQAEAALSMGIPYGLMMWDVILPQALKNILPALVNETIGLLKDSALVSTVGVVEILRSAQIVGSNKYIYFEPLLFAGLIYYVLVMALTFTASTLEKRLRKSE; translated from the coding sequence ATGCATAAAAGTCATAGATTTTTACTCACAGCCCTGATTACGTTAATTTTCGTAACAAGTAACCTGTTTTCTCCTCTTTCCACAGTTGCTACCTCTGTAGGTAAGGAAACCCTGACAATGCTGACTTCCCCTGACTACCCACCCTTTGAGTATTACGACACAACGGGGGGAGAAAGAAAAATTGTTGGCTTTGATATCGATATTGCCAATTACATTGCCAAGGAACTAGGGGTTAAGCTCCAAATCATGGAATCGGACTTTAGCGGTTTAATTCCAGCGCTACAAGCGAATCGTGCCGATTTTGTCATGGCAAGTATGAATCCGACTCCAGAGCGGCAGAGCAATGTGGATTTTTCAGTGATTTATTACGAGGGTAAAAATACAATCGTTTCTGCCAAAAACAGTAAAATCACCAGCTTGGAAAATCTGGCAGGGAAAACGGTGGGGGTGCAACTAGGAACTACCCAGGAGCAGAAAGTTAAAAAGTTGGCAGAAAAAATCCCAGGAATGCAAGTAAAGCTACTGGGTAAAGCGCCGGATATGATTCAAGAAATTAAGGCTAGACGGATTGATGCCGCGATTTTAGGAGATTCCGTTGCCAATGGTTTTACCCAATCCAATCCTGAGCTAGAGTTTCATATTTTACCGAGTGATGAGCCTGGTGGTGGTTCGGCGATCGCCTTTCCCAAAGGTTCTAATCTTGTCAAACCCTTCAACCAAGTCTTACAAAAAATGCTGGATGGGGGAGAAATCACCAAACTGGAAAAGAAATGGTTTTCTCTGAGTATTCCCACCACCACCCAACCCGTGAAAAAGGGCTTAAATATTGACTTAACCCGAATTATTCCTGATATACCCTTTATCCTTCAGGGTATTCCCGTTAGTTTGATGTTTACCCTGTTATCCCTGGTTCTGGGCTTAATCTGGGGTACAGCCCTATCATTGTGTAAAATCACAGACATCAAGCCCTTAAGGTGGTTTGCCAACGCTTATACATCGGTATTTCGTGGTACACCCATGCTCTTACAGTTAGCTTTGGTTTATTACGCTACACCCCAGTTAACCGGGTATGATATTTCCGCTTTGCAAGCTGGTGTATTCACTTTTACCTTGAATTCTGGCGCATATATGTCAGAAACCATTAGAGGAGGTATCCAAGCTGTAGATAAAGGGCAAGCAGAAGCCGCACTTTCCATGGGTATTCCCTATGGTTTGATGATGTGGGATGTGATTTTGCCCCAAGCTTTGAAAAATATTCTCCCTGCTTTGGTAAATGAAACCATTGGTTTATTGAAAGATTCGGCTTTGGTTTCTACCGTGGGAGTTGTAGAAATTCTCCGTAGTGCCCAAATTGTCGGTTCAAATAAGTATATTTACTTTGAGCCGTTATTATTTGCTGGACTAATTTATTACGTTTTAGTCATGGCTTTAACTTTCACCGCCTCAACTTTGGAAAAAAGATTACGTAAAAGTGAGTAG
- a CDS encoding amino acid ABC transporter ATP-binding protein, protein MNNVVIRTDNLCKSFGSLDVLKEISTEIYQGEVVAILGPSGSGKSTFLRCMNLLERPTKGKVYFNTQDITQPQVNISQIRQHLVMVFQHFNLFPHMTVLQNVTYAPIKVKGVQKEKAWQRGMELLDKVGLGEKADVFPAKLSGGQKQRVAIARALAMEPEMILFDEPTSALDPEMVKEVLMVMKELAQTGITMAIVTHEMGFAREVASRIMFLDQGRLAEDSTPKEFFHHPRSDRAQQFLEKML, encoded by the coding sequence ATGAACAACGTAGTTATTCGTACAGACAATCTCTGTAAATCCTTCGGGAGTCTGGATGTGCTCAAAGAGATTTCCACGGAAATTTATCAGGGTGAAGTTGTAGCAATCCTTGGTCCGAGCGGCTCCGGTAAATCGACTTTTCTGCGGTGTATGAATTTACTAGAGCGTCCGACAAAAGGCAAAGTATACTTCAATACCCAAGATATTACCCAGCCCCAGGTGAATATTTCCCAGATTCGTCAGCACCTAGTTATGGTGTTTCAGCACTTTAATCTGTTTCCCCACATGACGGTGTTACAAAATGTTACCTATGCGCCGATAAAAGTCAAAGGGGTGCAGAAAGAAAAAGCTTGGCAACGAGGGATGGAATTATTAGACAAGGTGGGTTTAGGCGAAAAAGCTGATGTTTTTCCAGCCAAATTATCAGGAGGGCAAAAACAACGGGTAGCGATCGCCCGTGCCTTGGCAATGGAACCAGAAATGATATTATTCGATGAGCCAACCTCTGCTCTGGATCCAGAAATGGTGAAAGAAGTTTTAATGGTAATGAAAGAATTAGCCCAGACAGGAATCACCATGGCGATCGTCACCCATGAAATGGGATTTGCGCGGGAAGTCGCCAGTCGGATTATGTTCCTAGATCAAGGTAGGCTAGCAGAAGATAGCACCCCCAAGGAATTTTTCCATCATCCTCGTAGCGATCGCGCTCAACAGTTTTTAGAAAAGATGCTGTAG
- a CDS encoding nucleoside triphosphate pyrophosphatase, whose amino-acid sequence MSIPKFVLASASPARRRLLQTAGIEPVVCVSDFDESQITLIDAGELVQVLAQKKAETVCSQFPDDLILGCDSVLAVNGEIYGKPENPEEAKQRWQIMQGHYGDLYTGHALIDNRKNQVLVKCQVTRVYFAPMSDRAISAYVATAEPLKCAGCFALEGKGGLFVEKIDGCHSNVIGLSLPLLRQMLTDLGYDVTDFWQS is encoded by the coding sequence ATGAGTATTCCAAAATTTGTTCTTGCTTCTGCTTCTCCTGCTCGTCGTCGATTGTTGCAAACTGCGGGGATTGAACCAGTAGTTTGTGTCAGTGATTTTGATGAGTCGCAAATCACACTTATTGATGCTGGGGAATTAGTGCAGGTTTTGGCACAGAAAAAAGCAGAAACTGTCTGTTCACAATTTCCTGATGATTTAATCTTGGGTTGTGATTCTGTTTTGGCAGTTAATGGTGAAATTTATGGGAAACCAGAAAATCCAGAGGAAGCAAAACAACGCTGGCAAATTATGCAAGGTCATTATGGGGACTTGTATACTGGTCATGCATTGATTGATAATCGCAAAAATCAAGTCTTAGTCAAGTGTCAAGTTACTAGGGTTTATTTTGCTCCCATGAGCGATCGCGCCATTTCTGCCTACGTTGCCACTGCTGAACCCCTAAAATGTGCCGGATGTTTTGCTCTGGAAGGGAAAGGGGGGTTATTTGTCGAAAAAATCGATGGATGCCACAGTAATGTCATTGGTTTGAGTTTGCCCCTACTGCGACAAATGTTGACGGATTTAGGGTACGATGTCACGGATTTTTGGCAGAGTTAG